A genomic window from Streptomyces sp. HUAS YS2 includes:
- a CDS encoding D-arabinono-1,4-lactone oxidase, whose amino-acid sequence MKSVTTRAGSSPWRNWAGTVESRPTREASPASAEELADEVRRAAEDGLRVKTVGTGHSFTSIAATDGLLIRPDLLTGIRRIDREAMTVTVEAGTPLKRLNVALAREGLSLTNMGDIMEQTVAGATSTGTHGTGRESASIAAQIREIELVTADGRLMTCSAKENPEVFAAARIGLGALGVITALTFAVEPVFLLTAREEPMSFDRVTAEFDALHAENEHFEFYWFPHTDNCNTKRNNRSAGPEAPLGRISGWVDDELLSNGIFQLACSLGRAVPPVVPSIAKISSRALSARTYTDIPYKVFTSPRRVRFVEMEYALPREAAVAALRELKAMVERSPLKISFPVEVRTAPADDIALSTASDRESAYIAVHLYKGTPHRAYFTAVERIMTAHGGRPHWGKVHTRDAAYLSEIYPRFAEFTALRDRLDPDRRFGNDYLRRVLGD is encoded by the coding sequence CTGAAGAGCGTGACCACGAGGGCGGGCAGCAGCCCGTGGCGTAACTGGGCGGGCACGGTCGAGTCCAGGCCGACCCGCGAGGCCAGCCCGGCCTCCGCCGAGGAACTGGCGGACGAGGTGCGCCGGGCGGCCGAGGACGGGCTGCGGGTCAAGACCGTCGGCACCGGCCACTCGTTCACCTCGATCGCCGCCACCGACGGGCTGCTGATCCGGCCGGACCTGCTCACCGGGATCCGCCGGATCGACCGCGAGGCGATGACCGTCACCGTGGAGGCGGGCACCCCCCTCAAGCGGCTGAACGTGGCCCTTGCCCGGGAGGGCCTGTCGCTCACGAACATGGGCGACATCATGGAGCAGACGGTCGCCGGGGCCACCTCCACGGGCACCCACGGCACGGGGCGGGAATCGGCCTCGATCGCCGCGCAGATCCGCGAGATCGAACTGGTGACGGCCGACGGCCGGCTGATGACCTGTTCGGCGAAGGAGAACCCGGAGGTCTTCGCGGCGGCCCGGATCGGGCTCGGCGCCCTGGGCGTGATCACCGCCCTCACCTTCGCGGTGGAACCGGTCTTCCTGCTCACCGCCCGCGAGGAGCCGATGAGCTTCGACCGGGTCACCGCGGAGTTCGACGCGCTGCACGCTGAGAACGAGCACTTCGAGTTCTACTGGTTCCCGCACACCGACAACTGCAACACCAAGCGCAACAACCGCAGCGCCGGCCCCGAGGCCCCGCTGGGCCGGATCAGCGGCTGGGTCGACGACGAGCTGCTGTCCAACGGTATTTTCCAGCTGGCCTGTTCGCTGGGGCGCGCGGTGCCGCCGGTCGTCCCGTCGATCGCCAAGATCTCCAGCCGGGCGCTGTCGGCCCGTACGTACACCGACATCCCGTACAAGGTGTTCACCTCGCCGCGCCGGGTCCGGTTCGTGGAGATGGAGTACGCCCTGCCGCGCGAGGCCGCGGTGGCCGCGCTGCGCGAGCTGAAGGCGATGGTCGAGCGCTCCCCGCTGAAGATCAGCTTCCCGGTGGAGGTGCGGACCGCGCCCGCGGACGACATCGCGCTCTCCACCGCCTCGGACCGGGAGTCGGCGTACATCGCCGTGCACCTCTACAAGGGCACGCCCCACCGCGCGTACTTCACCGCGGTGGAGCGCATCATGACGGCGCACGGCGGTCGGCCGCACTGGGGCAAGGTGCACACCCGGGACGCCGCGTACCTCTCCGAGATCTATCCGCGCTTCGCCGAGTTCACCGCCCTGCGCGACCGCCTGGACCCGGACCGCCGGTTCGGCAACGACTACCTGCGCCGCGTCCTGGGCGACTGA
- a CDS encoding VOC family protein, with amino-acid sequence MTEATRRTPGTPCWVSLMVHGLDTTQEFYGALFDWEFQPGPQQLGPYSRALLDGKEVAGIGQLPPDRHLPIAWTTYLATDDADETAELIRGCGGTVAVGPLDADEAGRLAICSDPAGAVFGIWQAAGHVGTNLAGPPGTPVWNELLTYETSTVGKFYQTVFGYGIEPVVSADFDYLTLHLEGRPVASLHGVGTALPRDRGAHWMTYFEVADTDGAARLITELGGQVLRPPREGTAGRLALVADPEGAVFTIVHSSRQD; translated from the coding sequence ATGACCGAGGCGACTCGGCGCACACCCGGTACACCCTGTTGGGTGAGCCTCATGGTGCACGGGCTTGACACCACGCAGGAGTTCTACGGCGCCCTGTTCGACTGGGAGTTCCAGCCCGGCCCGCAGCAACTCGGCCCGTACTCCCGCGCCCTGCTCGACGGCAAGGAGGTGGCGGGCATCGGCCAGCTCCCTCCCGACCGTCATCTACCGATCGCCTGGACGACCTATCTGGCCACCGACGACGCGGACGAGACCGCCGAGCTGATCCGCGGCTGCGGCGGTACGGTCGCCGTCGGGCCCCTGGACGCCGACGAAGCCGGCCGGCTCGCGATCTGCTCGGACCCGGCGGGCGCGGTGTTCGGCATCTGGCAGGCCGCGGGACACGTCGGCACGAATCTGGCCGGGCCGCCGGGCACCCCGGTCTGGAACGAGCTGTTGACGTACGAGACCTCGACGGTCGGGAAGTTCTACCAGACCGTCTTCGGCTACGGGATCGAGCCGGTCGTCTCCGCCGACTTCGACTACCTGACGCTGCACCTGGAGGGCCGCCCGGTGGCCTCCCTGCACGGCGTCGGCACCGCGCTGCCGCGCGACCGGGGCGCGCACTGGATGACGTACTTCGAGGTCGCCGACACCGACGGGGCAGCCCGGCTGATCACCGAGCTGGGCGGGCAGGTGCTGCGGCCGCCCCGGGAGGGCACGGCGGGCCGGCTGGCCCTGGTGGCCGACCCGGAGGGCGCGGTGTTCACCATCGTCCACTCGTCGCGGCAGGACTGA
- a CDS encoding response regulator transcription factor, giving the protein MRVLVVEDEQLLADAVATGLRREAMAVDVVYDGAAALERIGVNDYDVVVLDRDLPLVHGDDVCRKIVELGMATRVLMLTASGDVSDRVEGLELGADDYLPKPFAFSELTARVRALGRRTTVPLPPVLERAGIKLDPNRREVFRDGTEVQLAPKEFAVLEVLMRSEGAVVSAEQLLEKAWDENTDPFTNVVRVTVMTLRRKLGEPPVIVTVPGSGYRI; this is encoded by the coding sequence GTGCGCGTACTCGTCGTCGAGGACGAGCAGCTGCTCGCCGATGCGGTGGCCACCGGACTGCGCCGGGAGGCCATGGCCGTCGACGTCGTGTACGACGGCGCGGCGGCGCTGGAACGCATCGGGGTCAACGACTACGACGTCGTGGTGCTCGACCGGGACCTCCCGCTAGTCCACGGCGACGACGTCTGCCGCAAGATCGTCGAGCTGGGCATGGCCACCCGCGTCCTGATGCTCACCGCCTCCGGCGACGTCAGCGACCGCGTCGAGGGCCTGGAGCTCGGCGCCGACGACTACCTCCCCAAGCCCTTCGCCTTCAGCGAGCTGACCGCCCGGGTCCGGGCGCTCGGCCGCCGCACCACCGTGCCGCTGCCGCCCGTCCTGGAGCGGGCCGGCATCAAGCTCGACCCCAACCGCCGCGAGGTCTTCCGCGACGGCACCGAGGTCCAGCTCGCGCCCAAGGAGTTCGCGGTCCTGGAGGTCCTCATGCGCAGCGAGGGTGCCGTCGTCTCCGCCGAGCAGCTCCTGGAGAAGGCCTGGGACGAGAACACGGACCCGTTCACCAACGTCGTCCGCGTCACCGTCATGACGCTGCGCCGCAAGCTGGGGGAGCCTCCTGTGATCGTCACCGTGCCCGGTTCCGGGTACCGGATCTGA
- a CDS encoding sulfurtransferase translates to MTPIISASELVSELAGSRPPVLLDVRYQMGGPPGRPLYEAGHLPGAVYVDLEAELADPPGGGRGRHPLPDVAAFGAVMRGAGVRSDAPVVVYDGGQGWAAARAWWMLRWTGHGDVRILDGGLPAWTGPLSTEVPSPEEGDFVPAPGALRLLDAEGAAALARTGLLLDARAGERYRGETEPIDPVAGHIPGAVSAPTMENVDAHGRYLPADVLTSRFKALGAADAAEVGVYCGSGVSAAQQLVALEIAGIPAALYAGSWSEWVSDSDRPVATGPNP, encoded by the coding sequence ATGACACCCATCATCTCCGCATCCGAACTCGTGAGCGAACTTGCCGGGTCGCGTCCCCCGGTGCTGCTCGACGTCCGCTACCAGATGGGCGGCCCGCCCGGGCGTCCCCTGTACGAGGCCGGACATCTTCCCGGGGCGGTCTACGTCGACCTGGAGGCGGAGCTCGCCGACCCGCCCGGCGGCGGTCGCGGCCGGCACCCGCTGCCGGACGTGGCGGCCTTCGGGGCCGTGATGCGCGGGGCGGGCGTCCGGTCGGACGCCCCCGTGGTCGTGTACGACGGCGGCCAGGGCTGGGCCGCCGCGCGCGCCTGGTGGATGCTGCGCTGGACGGGCCACGGCGACGTACGGATCCTCGACGGCGGCCTGCCGGCCTGGACGGGACCGCTGTCGACCGAGGTCCCGTCTCCGGAGGAGGGCGACTTCGTGCCCGCGCCGGGTGCGCTGCGGCTGCTCGACGCGGAGGGCGCGGCGGCCCTGGCGCGTACCGGACTTCTGCTGGACGCGCGGGCGGGGGAGCGGTACCGCGGCGAGACGGAGCCGATCGACCCGGTCGCGGGCCACATCCCGGGTGCGGTCTCGGCGCCGACCATGGAGAACGTCGACGCGCACGGCCGGTACCTGCCCGCCGACGTGCTGACCTCCCGCTTCAAGGCGCTCGGCGCCGCGGACGCGGCGGAGGTGGGCGTCTACTGCGGCTCCGGCGTGTCCGCGGCCCAGCAGCTGGTCGCCCTGGAGATCGCGGGCATCCCGGCTGCGCTGTACGCCGGTTCCTGGTCCGAGTGGGTCAGCGACTCCGACCGGCCGGTGGCCACGGGCCCGAACCCGTAG
- a CDS encoding MFS transporter translates to MPSPYRAIFEAPGTRAFTVAGFLGRMPLSMMGIGIVTMISQVTGRYGLAGALSAALALSAAVLGPQVSRYVDRYGQRRVLRPVTLVGLAAAAGLLLCVQFEAPDWTLFVFTACIGCVPSLGAMTRARWAAIYHGRADRLHTAYAWESIVDEVCFIFGPIISIGLSTIWFPEAGPLLAAGFLAIGVFWLTSQRATEPAVHPHEEHTGGSALRSPGLQVLALTFIAMGAVFGAVDVVTVAFAEERGAKAAASLVLAVYALGSCLAGAVFGMLRPKGDPSRRWLVGVTAMAVSMIPLLLAGNLPLLAVALFVAGMSIAPTMVTTMALVEAHVPRTKLTEGMTWTGTGLAIGVALGSSAAGWVVDTSGAAAGYVVPVVSGAVAVVVGLLGFRRLRRPVPTREGQRERDAEGAEERDHEGGQQPVA, encoded by the coding sequence TTGCCCAGTCCCTACCGCGCGATCTTCGAGGCCCCCGGCACCCGGGCCTTCACGGTCGCCGGATTCCTCGGCCGCATGCCGCTGTCCATGATGGGCATCGGCATCGTGACCATGATCTCCCAGGTCACCGGACGGTACGGGCTGGCCGGCGCGCTGTCGGCCGCTCTGGCGCTGTCCGCGGCGGTGCTGGGCCCGCAGGTCTCGCGGTACGTGGACCGGTACGGGCAACGCCGGGTGCTGCGCCCGGTGACGCTGGTCGGCCTCGCGGCGGCCGCGGGGCTGCTGCTCTGCGTGCAGTTCGAGGCCCCGGACTGGACGCTCTTCGTCTTCACCGCCTGCATCGGCTGTGTGCCGAGCCTCGGCGCCATGACGCGTGCCCGCTGGGCGGCGATCTACCACGGCCGGGCCGACCGGCTGCACACCGCGTACGCGTGGGAGTCGATCGTCGACGAGGTGTGCTTCATCTTCGGGCCGATCATCTCCATCGGTCTGTCGACCATCTGGTTCCCGGAGGCGGGTCCGCTGCTCGCGGCCGGCTTCCTGGCGATCGGCGTGTTCTGGCTGACGTCCCAGCGGGCCACCGAGCCGGCCGTGCATCCGCACGAGGAGCACACCGGTGGCTCGGCACTGCGCTCCCCCGGCCTGCAGGTCCTGGCCCTCACCTTCATCGCCATGGGGGCGGTCTTCGGTGCGGTCGACGTGGTGACGGTCGCCTTCGCCGAGGAGCGCGGCGCGAAGGCGGCGGCCAGCCTGGTCCTCGCGGTGTACGCGCTGGGCTCCTGCCTGGCCGGCGCGGTCTTCGGAATGCTGCGCCCCAAGGGCGATCCGTCCCGCCGGTGGCTGGTGGGCGTGACGGCGATGGCCGTGAGTATGATCCCCCTCCTACTGGCCGGGAACCTGCCGTTGCTGGCCGTGGCGCTCTTTGTTGCGGGCATGTCCATCGCACCGACGATGGTGACCACCATGGCCCTCGTCGAAGCGCACGTACCGCGCACCAAGCTGACCGAGGGCATGACCTGGACCGGTACCGGGCTGGCGATCGGTGTGGCGCTCGGCTCCTCGGCCGCCGGCTGGGTGGTCGACACCTCGGGTGCGGCCGCGGGGTACGTCGTGCCCGTGGTCTCGGGCGCGGTCGCGGTCGTGGTGGGCCTCCTGGGCTTCCGCCGGCTGCGCAGGCCGGTACCGACGCGGGAGGGGCAGCGTGAGCGAGACGCCGAAGGCGCTGAAGAGCGTGACCACGAGGGCGGGCAGCAGCCCGTGGCGTAA
- a CDS encoding sensor histidine kinase, producing the protein MATTPAPHPQAPPKPTWDPRDPVRPLLRPTIRIRLTLLYGGMFLIAGILLLSIIYLFTVQALSDSTSRLPFEVVEGKVTPTTSWCQLPASSTGKELNEAVTICLRHQTDLALDDVLRRSLFALLGLSIIAFAFGYAMAGRVLSPLGRITRTARQVAGSDLARRIELDGPDDELKELADTFDEMLERLERAFTAQQRFVANASHELRTPLAINRTLLEIHVSDPGAPVELQQLGKTLLATNERSEQLVEGLLLLARSDNQIVERKPVDLAEVASRAVDQVRAEAEAKGVEIRGEQEPAVVQGNGVLLERIALNLIQNAVRYNIPEGGWAEVTTETQHGQAVLVVSNTGPVVPAYEIDNLFEPFRRLRQERTGSDKGVGLGLSIVRSVARAHGGRIIAEPREGGGLVMRVTLPI; encoded by the coding sequence ATGGCTACGACCCCCGCGCCGCACCCCCAGGCGCCCCCGAAACCCACCTGGGACCCCCGGGACCCGGTGCGCCCGCTGCTGCGGCCGACCATCCGGATACGGCTCACGCTGCTCTACGGCGGCATGTTCCTGATCGCCGGCATCCTGCTGCTGTCGATCATCTACCTGTTCACCGTGCAGGCGCTGAGCGACAGCACCTCCCGGCTGCCCTTCGAGGTGGTCGAGGGCAAGGTCACGCCGACCACATCCTGGTGCCAGCTGCCCGCCAGCTCCACCGGCAAGGAACTCAACGAGGCCGTCACCATCTGCCTGCGGCACCAGACGGACCTGGCGCTGGACGACGTCCTGCGCCGCTCGCTGTTCGCGCTGCTCGGCCTCAGCATCATCGCGTTCGCCTTCGGCTACGCGATGGCCGGCCGGGTCCTCTCGCCGCTCGGCCGGATCACCCGGACCGCCCGCCAGGTGGCCGGCTCCGACCTGGCCCGGCGGATCGAGCTGGACGGCCCGGACGACGAGCTCAAGGAGCTCGCGGACACCTTCGACGAGATGCTGGAGCGTCTGGAGCGGGCCTTCACCGCCCAGCAGCGGTTCGTCGCGAACGCCTCGCACGAGCTGCGCACCCCGCTCGCGATCAACCGCACCCTCCTGGAGATCCACGTCTCCGACCCCGGGGCCCCGGTGGAGCTCCAGCAGCTCGGCAAGACACTGCTGGCCACCAACGAGCGCAGCGAGCAGCTGGTCGAGGGCCTGCTGCTGCTGGCCCGCAGCGACAACCAGATCGTCGAGCGCAAACCCGTGGACCTCGCCGAAGTCGCCTCCCGGGCCGTCGACCAGGTGCGCGCGGAGGCGGAGGCGAAGGGCGTGGAGATCCGCGGGGAGCAGGAGCCCGCGGTCGTCCAGGGCAACGGCGTACTGCTGGAGCGGATCGCCCTGAACCTCATCCAGAACGCCGTGCGGTACAACATCCCCGAGGGCGGCTGGGCGGAGGTCACCACCGAGACCCAGCACGGGCAGGCGGTCCTCGTGGTCTCGAACACGGGACCCGTGGTCCCCGCGTACGAGATCGACAACCTCTTCGAGCCGTTCCGGAGACTCCGCCAGGAGCGCACCGGCAGCGACAAGGGCGTCGGGCTCGGCCTGTCGATCGTGCGGTCCGTCGCGCGGGCCCACGGTGGCCGTATCATCGCGGAGCCCCGCGAGGGCGGAGGTCTCGTGATGCGTGTCACGCTGCCGATCTGA
- the sepH gene encoding septation protein SepH, which produces MTSAGTTREVPMPELRVVAVSNDGTRLVLKAADSTEYTLPIDERLRAAVRNDRARLGQIEIEVESHLRPRDIQARIRAGASAEEVAQLAGIPVDRVRRFEGPVLAERAFMAERARKTPVRRPGENTGPQLGEAVQERLLLRGAEKDTVQWDSWRRDDGTWEVLLVYRVAGEVHSASWTYDPPRRLVQAVDDEARSLIGETDDTITAPEPSFPFVPRIARLPRDRPLDRALDRQLERERQLPPAPPAEDESPSERDSLTSLLEAVPSFRGDMVVPDRSDEDPATEPEQEPDAEEPPAPAASAGAGSAYADVLMPRAVSGHRDRLIGTTDRQAEADGVRPGRRAAVPSWDEIVFGTRRKKQD; this is translated from the coding sequence GTGACGTCGGCAGGCACCACCCGGGAGGTCCCCATGCCCGAACTGCGTGTCGTGGCCGTCTCCAACGACGGCACACGACTGGTGCTGAAGGCTGCTGACAGCACGGAGTACACGCTTCCGATCGACGAGCGGCTCCGCGCCGCCGTGCGCAACGACCGCGCGCGCCTCGGTCAGATCGAGATCGAGGTGGAGAGCCACCTCCGCCCCCGCGACATCCAGGCGCGCATACGTGCCGGTGCCTCCGCGGAGGAGGTCGCCCAGCTCGCCGGCATCCCCGTCGACCGTGTCCGCCGCTTCGAGGGCCCCGTGCTCGCCGAGCGCGCGTTCATGGCCGAGCGGGCCCGCAAGACTCCCGTGCGCCGGCCCGGCGAGAACACCGGACCTCAGCTCGGCGAGGCGGTCCAGGAGCGTCTGCTGCTGCGCGGCGCCGAGAAGGACACCGTGCAGTGGGACTCCTGGCGGCGCGACGACGGCACCTGGGAGGTGCTGCTCGTATACCGCGTGGCCGGCGAGGTGCACAGCGCGAGCTGGACGTACGACCCGCCGCGGCGGCTCGTGCAGGCGGTGGACGACGAGGCGCGCTCGCTGATCGGCGAGACCGACGACACGATCACCGCCCCGGAGCCGAGCTTCCCGTTCGTGCCCCGGATCGCCCGGCTCCCCCGCGACCGGCCGCTCGACCGCGCGCTGGACCGTCAGCTGGAGCGCGAACGACAGCTCCCGCCGGCACCGCCCGCGGAGGACGAGAGCCCGAGCGAGCGGGACTCGCTGACCAGCCTCCTGGAGGCCGTGCCCAGCTTCCGGGGCGACATGGTCGTACCGGACCGCTCCGACGAGGACCCGGCGACCGAGCCGGAGCAGGAGCCGGATGCGGAGGAGCCGCCGGCCCCGGCGGCCTCGGCCGGGGCGGGCTCGGCGTACGCCGACGTGCTCATGCCGCGGGCGGTCTCGGGCCACCGCGACCGCCTGATCGGGACGACCGACCGGCAGGCGGAGGCGGACGGCGTCCGGCCCGGCCGCCGGGCCGCGGTGCCGAGCTGGGACGAGATCGTCTTCGGCACGCGCCGGAAGAAGCAGGACTGA
- a CDS encoding ferrochelatase translates to MSDQRDPAPYDALLLLSFGGPEGPDDVVPFLENVTRGRGIPTERLKEVGQHYFLFGGVSPINDQNRALLDALRKDFAQAGLNLPVYWGNRNWAPYLTDTLREMVTDGRRHIAVLTTSAYASYSGCRQYRENLADALSTLEAEGLPLPRVDKLRHYFNHPGFVEPMADGVLAALADLDESVRAGAHLAFTTHSIPDSAADSSGPVAEHGDGGAYVKEHLDVARVIIDRVREATGIEYPWRLVYQSRSGAPHIPWLEPDICEHLEELHGAGVPAVVMAPIGFVSDHMEVLYDLDTEATAKAAELGLPVRRSATVGDDPRFAAAVRGLVLERAATERGAIVERCALGALGASHDLCPIGCCPARADRPAAAGADSPYA, encoded by the coding sequence ATGTCCGATCAGCGCGATCCCGCCCCGTACGACGCCCTGCTGCTGCTCTCCTTCGGCGGTCCGGAAGGCCCCGACGACGTCGTCCCGTTCCTGGAGAACGTGACCCGCGGCCGCGGCATCCCCACGGAGCGGCTCAAGGAAGTGGGGCAGCACTACTTCCTCTTCGGCGGCGTCAGCCCCATCAACGACCAGAACCGCGCCCTGCTCGACGCGCTGCGGAAGGACTTCGCGCAGGCCGGGCTCAACCTGCCGGTCTACTGGGGCAACCGGAACTGGGCGCCGTACCTCACCGACACCCTGCGGGAGATGGTCACCGACGGCCGCCGCCACATCGCCGTCCTCACCACCAGCGCGTACGCCTCCTACTCCGGCTGCCGCCAGTACCGCGAGAACCTGGCCGACGCGCTCTCCACGCTGGAGGCCGAGGGGCTGCCGCTGCCCCGGGTCGACAAGCTCCGGCACTACTTCAACCACCCGGGCTTCGTCGAGCCCATGGCCGACGGCGTCCTCGCCGCCCTGGCCGACCTCGACGAGTCCGTCCGGGCCGGCGCCCACCTCGCCTTCACCACCCACTCCATCCCGGACTCCGCCGCCGACTCCTCCGGCCCGGTCGCGGAGCACGGCGACGGCGGCGCGTACGTGAAGGAGCACCTGGACGTGGCCCGGGTGATCATCGACCGGGTCCGCGAGGCCACCGGCATCGAGTACCCCTGGCGGCTCGTCTACCAGTCCCGCAGCGGTGCCCCGCACATCCCCTGGCTCGAACCGGACATCTGTGAGCACCTGGAGGAGCTGCACGGCGCGGGCGTGCCCGCGGTCGTCATGGCGCCCATCGGGTTCGTCTCGGACCACATGGAGGTCCTGTACGACCTCGACACCGAGGCCACCGCCAAGGCCGCCGAACTCGGTCTGCCGGTGCGCCGCTCGGCGACCGTCGGCGACGACCCCCGGTTCGCCGCCGCCGTCCGCGGGCTCGTCCTGGAGCGCGCGGCCACCGAGCGCGGCGCGATCGTCGAGCGGTGCGCCCTCGGCGCGCTCGGCGCCTCGCACGACCTCTGCCCCATCGGCTGCTGCCCGGCCCGCGCGGACCGGCCCGCGGCGGCCGGCGCCGACAGCCCTTACGCGTAG
- a CDS encoding inositol monophosphatase family protein: MTAPTDNAEPTDPLLAELLELALEAGRRAGALLRDGRPDDLSVAKTKSSPIDVVTEMDIAAEKLITGFLGEHRPDDGLLGEEGASSPGTSGVRWVVDPLDGTVNYLYGLPTWAVSIAAELDGEAVVGVVEAPMRQETYRAVRGGGAYLRAGGRGEWRPMACRPAPPLDQALVSTGFNYVHTVRTHQADVAQRIVPRLRDIRRSGSAAIDLSDVAAGRLDGYYERGLAPWDLAAGGLIAREAGALTGGRPGQDASGELTLAASPGVFGPLQALLEEFGAWHD, encoded by the coding sequence ATGACCGCCCCCACCGACAACGCCGAGCCGACCGACCCGCTCCTCGCCGAACTGCTGGAACTCGCCCTGGAGGCGGGGCGCCGGGCCGGCGCGCTGCTGCGCGACGGGCGGCCGGACGACCTGTCCGTCGCCAAGACCAAGTCGAGCCCGATCGACGTGGTCACCGAGATGGACATCGCCGCCGAGAAGCTGATCACAGGCTTCCTCGGCGAGCACCGACCGGACGACGGCCTCCTCGGCGAGGAGGGCGCGTCCAGCCCCGGCACCAGCGGCGTCCGCTGGGTCGTCGACCCGCTCGACGGCACGGTCAACTACCTGTACGGCCTGCCCACCTGGGCGGTCTCCATCGCCGCCGAGCTCGACGGGGAGGCGGTCGTCGGGGTCGTGGAGGCCCCGATGCGCCAGGAGACGTACCGGGCCGTCCGCGGCGGCGGCGCGTACCTCCGGGCCGGCGGCCGGGGCGAGTGGCGCCCGATGGCCTGCCGCCCGGCCCCGCCGCTCGACCAGGCGCTCGTCTCGACCGGCTTCAACTACGTCCACACCGTCCGCACCCACCAGGCGGACGTGGCCCAGCGGATCGTCCCGCGGCTGCGCGACATCCGCCGCAGCGGCTCGGCCGCCATCGACCTCAGCGACGTCGCCGCCGGCCGCCTCGACGGCTACTACGAGCGCGGCCTCGCCCCCTGGGACCTGGCCGCGGGCGGCCTGATCGCCCGCGAGGCCGGCGCGCTGACCGGCGGACGTCCCGGACAGGACGCCTCGGGCGAGCTGACCCTGGCGGCCTCGCCGGGCGTCTTCGGCCCCCTGCAGGCCCTTCTGGAGGAGTTCGGGGCCTGGCACGACTGA